In a single window of the Vicinamibacteria bacterium genome:
- a CDS encoding adenylate/guanylate cyclase domain-containing protein: MPKLVARSPANEEASFHLRVDRLIRLGRQPTGGESIDPFTIAWEASLSRNHADLRWAEGELEVSRMSGSKNPIFFKGTARERFSMGLGEHFVIGTTTFSLIEDRVDVGHEDPTPLETVGFTMAEIKSTRYRDADERIAVLASIPEVLRRASSDEDLFSRLVLLLLEGIAAAQAVGIVRVVPDTEAIEIFHWDTRKAGPELKPSRRLILEAIRDRRQSVRSLWGGNADKSSAYTMTDAIDWAYCTPVPGAACEGWGIYVVGTAGDTGFDLRPDVKFTELVADLLGAMRDFQSLERQQTALGRFFSPVTLPILASPEGEKALEPRQTEVTVLFCDLRGFSREAERSRDDLMGLLHRVSRALDVMTKCIHSHRGVIGDFQGDAALAFWGWPLDDETDALEACRAAVEIRQRFANAAERKGDPLSGFRCGIGIATGDAVAGRLGTAGQFKIDVFGPVVNLASRLEGFTKTLRVPILVDERTVERVSEGDVRFRRLVRVTPYGMDRPVMVSELLPKGEEPNVLNEASVRQYEKALDAFVEGRWDESFTLLHEVPPWDHGKDFLTSYILKFQRQPPPGWDGVIALTSK; encoded by the coding sequence ATGCCGAAGCTCGTCGCCCGCAGCCCGGCCAACGAGGAGGCCTCCTTCCATCTCCGAGTCGATCGGCTGATCCGGTTGGGTAGACAACCGACGGGCGGAGAATCGATCGATCCGTTCACCATCGCCTGGGAAGCGAGCCTTTCCCGAAACCACGCCGATCTCCGCTGGGCTGAAGGTGAGCTCGAGGTTTCGCGCATGAGCGGCAGCAAGAATCCTATCTTCTTCAAGGGCACGGCGCGGGAGCGTTTCTCGATGGGCCTCGGTGAGCATTTCGTCATCGGGACGACGACGTTTTCGCTGATCGAAGACCGGGTCGATGTGGGGCACGAGGACCCGACTCCGCTCGAGACCGTGGGCTTTACCATGGCGGAGATCAAGAGCACGCGTTACCGCGACGCGGACGAACGGATCGCGGTCCTTGCGTCGATTCCCGAGGTCTTGAGGCGAGCATCGAGCGACGAGGATCTGTTCTCTCGGCTCGTACTGCTCCTGCTCGAAGGGATCGCGGCGGCGCAGGCCGTCGGTATCGTCCGGGTCGTACCCGATACCGAAGCCATCGAGATCTTCCACTGGGACACGCGCAAGGCGGGTCCGGAGCTCAAACCCAGCCGCCGGCTCATCCTGGAGGCGATCAGGGATCGGCGGCAGAGTGTGAGGAGCCTCTGGGGAGGGAACGCCGACAAGAGCTCCGCTTACACGATGACCGATGCGATCGACTGGGCGTATTGTACGCCGGTGCCCGGGGCTGCCTGCGAAGGTTGGGGCATTTACGTCGTGGGAACCGCCGGGGACACGGGATTCGATCTGCGTCCCGACGTCAAGTTCACCGAGCTGGTCGCCGATCTTCTCGGGGCGATGCGCGATTTCCAGTCCCTGGAGCGGCAGCAGACCGCTCTCGGCCGGTTCTTCTCACCGGTGACGCTTCCCATTCTCGCAAGCCCCGAAGGGGAGAAGGCCCTCGAACCTCGGCAGACCGAGGTGACGGTGCTCTTTTGCGATCTCCGCGGCTTCAGCCGCGAGGCCGAGCGGTCGCGGGACGATCTCATGGGGCTCCTGCACCGTGTGAGCCGCGCGCTCGATGTGATGACGAAGTGCATCCATTCGCACCGGGGCGTCATCGGAGATTTCCAGGGCGACGCCGCGCTCGCGTTTTGGGGCTGGCCGCTCGACGACGAGACCGACGCCCTCGAGGCCTGCCGCGCCGCGGTCGAGATCCGGCAACGGTTTGCCAACGCGGCGGAGCGGAAAGGGGATCCCCTATCGGGATTCCGCTGCGGGATCGGGATCGCGACCGGTGACGCCGTGGCCGGGCGGCTGGGCACCGCGGGTCAATTCAAGATCGACGTCTTCGGCCCCGTCGTGAACCTGGCGTCACGCCTCGAGGGGTTCACGAAGACGCTTCGCGTGCCGATACTCGTGGACGAACGTACGGTCGAGCGGGTCTCCGAGGGGGACGTGCGTTTCCGCCGTCTGGTTCGCGTCACGCCCTACGGGATGGACCGTCCCGTCATGGTGAGCGAGCTTCTGCCGAAAGGTGAAGAACCGAATGTGCTGAACGAAGCGAGCGTGCGGCAATACGAGAAGGCGCTCGATGCATTCGTCGAGGGGCGGTGGGACGAGTCGTTCACGCTGCTGCACGAAGTTCCACCGTGGGACCATGGAAAGGATTTCCTGACCTCCTACATCCTCAAATTCCAGCGGCAGCCTCCACCTGGCTGGGACGGAGTCATCGCGCTCACAAGCAAATAG
- a CDS encoding DUF4388 domain-containing protein, producing the protein MRTAVASPLTEVLLNAGSRGESGGLAFSNGTTTKRVYFRNGNVVFASSDVAEERLGERLVRAGKLTRAELDYACRLRASSNIRLGATLVKMGYLTADDLDRRVRQQVTSIVHSLLEWPSGTYRVEPELAPLDSDLERGDLSTRKLLLEGVRRVSDANRVRELLGDLDSVVPQTDAARGVDPALELTPEEGFVLSRVDGESSVAEIANLSPLGEDQTLRCIYALFVAGLLEIDWNVRPAEDREPPAPAPPPEPSLPPELVRFRDEMIAKHQHSKEATHYELLEVSAQASKDEIKAKYFTLAKKLHPDHRTSLNLDDPEGALDDLYLRVKEAYEVLSNDGERRRYDFSLQQRAGIGRGPSRKNEERNIAKATYDPLEAAILHYANGERFFHQQRFHEAIEELKNAVRLDDSRADYHRLLARALARNPKWKKQAEEHFQLALRLNKLDPLTYVDLGELYESSGLTTRARKMYENAVSLDPDNQRAHERLRALRGETSTGGKLWSRLRGKLRP; encoded by the coding sequence ATGAGAACGGCAGTCGCGAGTCCGCTCACCGAAGTACTGCTGAATGCCGGCTCCCGGGGCGAATCAGGCGGGCTCGCGTTTTCCAACGGCACGACCACGAAGCGGGTTTACTTCAGGAACGGCAATGTAGTCTTCGCGAGCTCCGATGTAGCCGAGGAGCGGCTGGGAGAACGGCTCGTCCGCGCCGGCAAGCTGACGCGTGCCGAGCTCGATTATGCGTGCCGGCTCCGCGCGAGCTCCAATATTCGCCTCGGAGCCACGCTGGTAAAGATGGGCTACCTGACCGCGGACGATCTCGATCGCCGCGTGCGGCAACAAGTGACCTCGATCGTGCACTCCCTTCTGGAGTGGCCTTCGGGAACGTACCGCGTGGAGCCAGAGCTCGCGCCCCTCGATTCCGATCTGGAGCGAGGAGACCTGTCCACGCGGAAGCTCCTTCTTGAGGGAGTGCGGCGGGTCAGCGACGCGAACCGGGTGCGTGAGCTTCTCGGGGATCTGGATTCGGTGGTCCCCCAGACCGATGCGGCCAGGGGAGTGGACCCTGCTCTCGAGCTCACGCCCGAGGAGGGCTTCGTGTTGTCCCGGGTGGACGGGGAGAGCTCCGTCGCGGAGATCGCGAATCTGTCCCCGCTCGGTGAGGACCAAACCCTGAGATGCATTTATGCGCTATTCGTCGCCGGTCTTCTCGAGATCGATTGGAACGTTCGGCCTGCTGAAGACCGCGAACCGCCGGCGCCGGCGCCTCCACCGGAGCCGAGCCTCCCGCCGGAGCTCGTTCGTTTCCGTGACGAGATGATAGCCAAACACCAGCACTCGAAAGAAGCAACCCACTACGAGCTCCTGGAGGTATCGGCGCAAGCGAGCAAGGACGAGATCAAAGCGAAATACTTCACTCTGGCGAAGAAGCTTCACCCGGATCACCGCACGAGTCTGAATCTCGACGACCCCGAGGGGGCGCTGGACGACCTTTATCTGCGGGTGAAGGAAGCCTACGAAGTACTGTCCAATGACGGCGAGCGCAGGCGATACGACTTCTCGCTACAGCAAAGAGCGGGAATCGGGCGGGGACCGTCTCGAAAGAACGAAGAAAGGAATATCGCCAAGGCTACCTACGACCCTCTCGAGGCGGCGATTCTGCATTACGCGAACGGGGAGCGGTTCTTCCACCAGCAGCGCTTCCACGAGGCGATCGAGGAGCTGAAGAACGCGGTCCGTCTCGACGACTCCCGGGCCGACTATCATCGCCTGCTCGCTCGTGCCCTCGCGAGAAACCCGAAATGGAAAAAACAAGCGGAAGAGCACTTCCAGCTGGCGCTCCGGCTGAACAAGCTCGACCCGCTGACCTACGTCGATCTCGGCGAGCTCTACGAGTCGTCGGGACTGACGACCCGGGCGCGCAAGATGTACGAGAACGCCGTCAGTCTGGATCCCGACAACCAGCGCGCCCACGAGCGACTCCGTGCCCTCCGCGGAGAGACTTCGACAGGCGGCAAGCTCTGGTCGCGGCTACGCGGAAAGTTGCGTCCCTGA
- a CDS encoding VOC family protein, with translation MSKMSSVVHFEMPADDRDRMANFYGKAFGWKTEMLGPEMGEYVLVTTTESDENGPRKPGAINGGFYPRRPDWPAQHPSVVIAVDDVQKSIEKVTEAGGEVLGEPMAIPGVGLYVSFLDTEGNRVSMLQPDARMEVRPR, from the coding sequence ATGAGCAAGATGAGCTCGGTGGTCCATTTCGAAATGCCGGCGGACGACAGAGACCGCATGGCGAATTTCTACGGCAAGGCGTTCGGCTGGAAGACCGAGATGCTCGGTCCCGAGATGGGGGAATACGTTCTCGTCACGACGACCGAGTCCGACGAGAACGGCCCCAGGAAGCCGGGCGCCATCAACGGCGGCTTTTACCCGAGAAGACCGGACTGGCCGGCTCAGCACCCGTCGGTGGTAATCGCGGTCGACGACGTACAGAAATCGATCGAGAAGGTGACCGAGGCCGGCGGCGAAGTGCTCGGTGAGCCAATGGCGATCCCGGGTGTCGGTCTCTACGTTTCTTTTCTCGACACCGAAGGTAACCGTGTGAGCATGCTGCAGCCCGATGCGCGAATGGAAGTTCGGCCAAGATAA